In Marinilabiliales bacterium, the genomic stretch GTAAGGCTCAATCCCGGAAAGAAACTCAGAGAGATCATGGAGGACTCGGGAAGGCTGCCCGGGAGATGGGTAAACGACAGGAAGCCGTTTATGATTGAGCAGGGTAAGAAGAGCGAAGACCTTCTGAGTGAGCTTAAGACTATTGCCCCAGGTAATAATGTGCCGCCAGGTAATGCCGTTTCTGTTATTTTAAGTGGCTCGGCCGGCGAGGGTGTTCAACTTGCCGCCGGCATTCTTGCTGCCGCTGCTGTAAGCTTGGGATACCACGTTACACAGAAGGGCAGCTACCCGGTGACTGTAGGTGTTGGGTTTTCCACAGCCGAGCTTATCATTTCACCCCGGACGGTAATGTACCACGGCATTGACATACCCGATATGGTGGTGGTCACTTCTGATGACGGACTTGAGCACTGCAGGAGGAGAGTGGAAGCTATGAAAAGGGGCAGCCTCTTTATTGACAGTTCGCTTGAGTGCCCGCCAACGGGAGCAGTGGTGGTTGCTCAAGATTTCCGTTCTATCGGTGCAAGGAATGCGATACTGTTTGCACTGTTCAGGATGGCTGCAGACACAGGCATCCTGCAGCCGGAGGTTATTCGCAGCATTGCTCTTGAGAGTGGTTTGCCGGCCACAGTTCCGGTCGACAAAATGATGGAGCTGGCCACCGGCCGGGCAGCCACAGGAACTCCCTGAATTTATGTTTGTTATGACGGCAAAAATACATCAAGCAGTTGCAATACCCTAAGTCCGCGTACAGATGTATTGGTATTAACCCGGACACAGGTGTCCCGGGGTCATTCCGGGTACCGGTACTGCGCTGCCATTCCGGGCATAGGTGTTGTGCCGTCAATGTGTTCACAGTTGATGCGCCGAAATAGATCAGCGCTGATTGTCCGGAGTATCAGTAAAAAAACTTTTGAGATAAGGGAAAAAGTTATTACTTTTGCAGCCTGTTTTATCAGGACTTAGTCCCCCTTCCCATAATCAGGGGGCGGTTAAACTAAATTATTAACTAATAAATCATTATGTTAAATCAGTATGAAACCGTTTTCATTATTACTCCCGTTTTGTCTGAAAGTCAGATGAAGGAAGCGGTTGAAAAAGTCAGGAAAATTATCACTGACAACGGAGGAGAGATAGTCCACCATGAGGACTGGGGATTGAGGAAACTGGCCTATCCCATCAAAAACAAATCCACGGGCTTTTACAACCATTTTGAGTTCAGGGCGCCCGGAGAGCTTGTCGCAAAGCTTGAGACCGAATATAAGCGTGATGAGCGCTTTCTGAGGTTTCTCACTTTTCGCATGGACAAGTATGCGATCGTGTATAGTGAGAAAAGACGTTCAATTGCTAACAAGGAAGTAAAGAAGGAGGAATAAGCCATGGCACAAAATCAATCAGAAATCAGATATCTCACCCCTCCAACGGTAGAGATCAAAAAGAAGAAATATTGCCGTTTCAGGAAGAACAAGATAAAGTATGTTGACTACAAGGATCCCGAGTTCCTGAAGAAGTTCCTCAACGAGCAGGGTAAAATACTTCCCCGCCGGATAACCGGTACATCGCTTAAGTACCAGCGTAAGGTGTCAACAGCGGTAAAACGTGCCCGGCACCTTGCATTGCTGCCTTATGTAACGGATTTGTTTAAATAAATAATTGGAGGACCGAAAATGGATATTATACTTAAGCAGGATATAGAGAATCTTGGTTATGCCGATGACATAGTTACAGTAAAGGACGGATATGCCAGGAATTTTTTGATACCCAGAGGTATTGCTGTTGTTGCTACTCCCTCAGCCCGAAAGATGCATGAAGAAAACCAGAGGCAGAGGGCTCACAAGGCGGCAAAAATACTTGAGGAAGCAGAAGCATTCCGTGATAAGATAGAGGGAACAAAGCTTACAATCGGTGCGAAAACCAGCACCAAGGGCAAGATCTTCGGCTCGGTTAACACTATTCAGATCGCAGAAAAGCTCAGTGAGCTCGGTTTTGAGATTGACCGGAAGCAGATCTCCATAAAGGAAGACCTGGTCAAGGAGGTCGGCACCTACACCGCCACTATTAAGCTTCACAAGGAGGTCAAGGTAGAGGTGGAGTTTGAGATTGTTTCAGAATAGCAGGCGCAACCGAAACAGATAATGGAGCCTTTCCTGTTAGGGGAAGGCTTTTTTTATTTATGGGCTTTGCCGGTTAGTTCCGGATCCATTCCTGCGCCTTTTAGTTCTGACAGGCATGGCCACGGGTTTTTGATCTGCCCGGGGCTGCAATCATTTTCTGCCTGAGACTTCAGTCTTTTCTGGCAGAGACTTCGGCCTTTTCTACCTGCAGCAGGCAATAAGCTGAAAATATGTTATTTCACCGCAATGGTCTCAATCTCGACCATTACACCCAGCGGAAGCCTGAACACTCCGTATGCAGCCCTTGCCGGTGGATCTTCATGGTAGTATTCTGCATAAACCTCGTTCATGGCTGCGAAATTGTCCATGTCATCCAGAAGACAGGTAGATTTTACCACGTCTGAGAAGCCATAGCCGGCCTCTTCAAGTACCGCTCCTATATTTTCCATCACCTGGCTGGTCTGTTCCCTTATTCCTCCATCGGCTATCTTCCCGGTTGCCGGGTTGACAGGGATCTGTCCGCTGATAAAAAGTGTCCCGTTTATTTCAACGGCCTGTGAATAGGGCCCTACAGCTGCAGGCGCTTTTTTGGTGTGGATTATTCGTTTCATATTCATTGGGTTATGTTAATGAAGGGTTTTCGTATACCCGGTGTTGAGCTATATTGTTTCGGCCTTTTACCTGAAAAAGTTGTCGTACCAGCTGCGCTGGGTGTGATACTTGAGGTCTTTGAGCATGGATGATTTTACCTGGATGGTAAAATTCCAGCTTTTCCTTGATCCGAACGGAACAACCCCAAACCTCATCTCCCAGCAGTGAAGGTCCCTGTAAACATTAATATTGGTCATCGTAAAATCTCCTGCCCTGAAATCATAACCTGAACTGAAGCCGATCCTCCATCTTGGCGTGAGACTCATATCTCCCGAAAAATTAACGGATTGATTTATCTGTATTTCATCACGTGGCTTGGCATATGTCAGGTTATACCTTAGGCTCAGGTTCCACGGTACATTGAAATCAACGTAATCGCCATAATAATAAACCGAGGCATCTATATCGTCCAGGTGAGAGAACCTGTCCTCTCCGGGAGGCATTTCGTCTCCGGCTGTTATCATGGGGTCCATTCCTTCAGGTTGTGCCAATCCGTTACCGGGGGGTGGTGCACCAGGAGCCGGCCTCCTGTCCGCCGCCGCTGAACGTAATCCCATGGTCATACTAAGTCCCGCCCTCGTTATACGCCCCGGTCTCCTGTTTACGCTCCACTGAGAGGCGCTGTAGCGCCTGAAATTATCATCAACGGCATAGGGGTCCATCACTGCATTGAAATTGATATTGACCCTGTTGTTCAATATGGATGTGTTCCCGCTCATGTTAACTGTCGACCAGTTCATGGAGTCGGCATAAACATTGTAACTGGTAGTAAAGTTGAGCCGGTCCAGTATTTTTACCTTACGTGATTCAGCATCCGGGTCGTTCCGGTCACGCACTTTCATTTCGATATTGTTTGCAAGGCTGAGGCTGACTGATCCGGCACGCCCCCTTATAGACGGGGTTCCGTATAGCTGTCCCTCAAATATTGAATAAACGGTTGTATTGCCCAGGGTATCCCTTTGGACCTCCCTGTAGTAATCCGGCACCAGTCCTTCCATATCGGGAGTGAAACTGAAGCCGACCGACGGAACCATCACATGCCTGATCGCTTCAACCCTTGAATCCCTGAACTGGAACATGCCGTATATATTCTGGCTCAGGCCTGTGGAGAAACTGGGGGTCAGTGCGTGACCGTAGACTATACCGGGGATTGTATCGGTAACAAGACTTGGGACAACCTCATTTCTTACCGGGTCAAAATAATCATCCACCCAGGTCTTCCTTATCTGCTCGGTGTACATGACACCGGTATAGGTGAGTGAAGGTGTCAGGTTAAGAAGGTTAAGAACCCTGAAGTTGGCACGCAGGGGTATGTCATGCTGGAAACCGCTCTGCATATCGCCCAGCGTTTCCCTTCTGAAAAGGAGTGTGTCGAAGGTGTTTATCCTGTTGTCAAGCTTTGAGGAATAGCTGAGCTCAATATTGTCATACCAGCGCTGCTCTACCCTGTCGGGGTTCCTGAAAGGATACTGCCTGGCCATGTTAAAATTGACTGAGGGCATCCTTACGCTGACCGATTGGTTAGAGAAGTTCTGGTTTGCGCTTATGTTGCTTGTCAGGCTGAACGGCGAGTCGGGCCACCGGTGGCTTAACGAAATACTTGACTGCGCAGTATTCTGAGCAAACCTGTCCGGATCAACAGTATTGAACCGGTTGAACGAGCTGGATCCGAAATTTACACTTGCCGAGAAATTACTGTAGGGCGAGGCCTTGGGGTCCTGCCTGTGCTGCCATGCAATATTGTAGGAGGTATTCTGCTGGAAATTTGCCATTCCCCTGTCACCAACAACATTGTTTGAATAGGCAAATCGCATGCTTCCCCCGAACCTGTAGCGCAGATTGTAATTTGACATGGCGTTTGCCGACCATGATCCAAGGCTGTAAACATCGCCGGTAAGCCGCAGGTCTACATAATCGTTGAGATGCAGGTAGTATCCCAGCTCGCGCAGGTAGAAACCCCTGTTTGCCTCTTCGCCGTAACTGGGCATCAGGACACCCGAGGTGCGGTCGGGTTTGTTGGGAAAGAAACCAAACGGAACAGCAATGGGCAGCGGGATATCTTCAATTACCAGGTAGGCCGGCCCGCTGATAACCATTTCATCGGGGATCACTTTTGCCCTGGTAAGAGCGATATAGAAATGAGGATGTTCATGGTCACATGAAGTATATTTACCCCCATGGATGTGAAGATGGTCATTTTCGTGCTTCTTTGTTACGTTACCGTGGAGAAAGCCCCCTTCCTGCTCCGTGATAATTCCTGAAATCCATCCCTTTTCAGTCTCGAAATTATACCTCATTATCTCTGCCTCGTATGTGTCGCGACCCTCGGTCATTACCGGCCGTCCCGTTATTACACCGTTTTCATCTGGAAGGCCGCTTGCATATATCTCCCTGGCGTTCATATCCATTTCAATATAGGCTGCCCTGAGCTCAATA encodes the following:
- a CDS encoding 50S ribosomal protein L9; the encoded protein is MDIILKQDIENLGYADDIVTVKDGYARNFLIPRGIAVVATPSARKMHEENQRQRAHKAAKILEEAEAFRDKIEGTKLTIGAKTSTKGKIFGSVNTIQIAEKLSELGFEIDRKQISIKEDLVKEVGTYTATIKLHKEVKVEVEFEIVSE
- a CDS encoding LPS-assembly protein LptD, with the protein product MHNKYYIKLFKLLLHIIPSIILVLLISGFDKPPEQVVPYLAAYTPLPPDPSQGQSQGIRPDTLNQLPQDAIPDTLNQLLQDATPDTLDQLRQGIIPDTLGRDIYYPGIEPLPDTGEEPSEAGPEQPSSPDRAERRSDRLEAPLEYNAEDSIDISVSENKIFLYGEAWVKYGNIELRAAYIEMDMNAREIYASGLPDENGVITGRPVMTEGRDTYEAEIMRYNFETEKGWISGIITEQEGGFLHGNVTKKHENDHLHIHGGKYTSCDHEHPHFYIALTRAKVIPDEMVISGPAYLVIEDIPLPIAVPFGFFPNKPDRTSGVLMPSYGEEANRGFYLRELGYYLHLNDYVDLRLTGDVYSLGSWSANAMSNYNLRYRFGGSMRFAYSNNVVGDRGMANFQQNTSYNIAWQHRQDPKASPYSNFSASVNFGSSSFNRFNTVDPDRFAQNTAQSSISLSHRWPDSPFSLTSNISANQNFSNQSVSVRMPSVNFNMARQYPFRNPDRVEQRWYDNIELSYSSKLDNRINTFDTLLFRRETLGDMQSGFQHDIPLRANFRVLNLLNLTPSLTYTGVMYTEQIRKTWVDDYFDPVRNEVVPSLVTDTIPGIVYGHALTPSFSTGLSQNIYGMFQFRDSRVEAIRHVMVPSVGFSFTPDMEGLVPDYYREVQRDTLGNTTVYSIFEGQLYGTPSIRGRAGSVSLSLANNIEMKVRDRNDPDAESRKVKILDRLNFTTSYNVYADSMNWSTVNMSGNTSILNNRVNINFNAVMDPYAVDDNFRRYSASQWSVNRRPGRITRAGLSMTMGLRSAAADRRPAPGAPPPGNGLAQPEGMDPMITAGDEMPPGEDRFSHLDDIDASVYYYGDYVDFNVPWNLSLRYNLTYAKPRDEIQINQSVNFSGDMSLTPRWRIGFSSGYDFRAGDFTMTNINVYRDLHCWEMRFGVVPFGSRKSWNFTIQVKSSMLKDLKYHTQRSWYDNFFR
- a CDS encoding 30S ribosomal protein S6 gives rise to the protein MLNQYETVFIITPVLSESQMKEAVEKVRKIITDNGGEIVHHEDWGLRKLAYPIKNKSTGFYNHFEFRAPGELVAKLETEYKRDERFLRFLTFRMDKYAIVYSEKRRSIANKEVKKEE
- a CDS encoding RidA family protein, with protein sequence MKRIIHTKKAPAAVGPYSQAVEINGTLFISGQIPVNPATGKIADGGIREQTSQVMENIGAVLEEAGYGFSDVVKSTCLLDDMDNFAAMNEVYAEYYHEDPPARAAYGVFRLPLGVMVEIETIAVK
- the rpsR gene encoding 30S ribosomal protein S18, with amino-acid sequence MAQNQSEIRYLTPPTVEIKKKKYCRFRKNKIKYVDYKDPEFLKKFLNEQGKILPRRITGTSLKYQRKVSTAVKRARHLALLPYVTDLFK